GAGCCTATGGCCAGCCGCAGGGCTCCTTgcaagcgggggtgggggggtgcagtgcATGGGTGCGGGGTGCAATATGGGGTATATAAGGGAGGGGGCGTGGGAGTTGcaatgcagggggaggggtgcagggtgggggcggcagtgcggagggaggggggtgTAATGTGGGGGGTGGGATCTCCCCGGTGGAGGGGGAACAAGGGTGGGGGGTGCAGTTAATTGGGGGTAGTGTCCAAAGGCTGGGTAGGTGCATGGGGGGGGCGGGACCCCTGAAGTGTGTAGGGGCCATGGGGGGGGCGTGGAagcagatttccccccccccccccatctattGCAAGCTGCATGTGGAGACTTGGGGGCTGccccctggcagcctgggaagcaGGTCGCTGTGGGGTGCGGGCAGCCCCTGTTTCCTCCTGGTTGGCAAGGGAAGATGGGGGCACCTCCGTATGGGGGCACCtccagggaggggtgtggggtgctggggcagCTCCCCCCGATCCTTGAcattgccgggggggggggtggagttaCAGGGGGTGCATCTGCCCCCGGCCATTGTTTGCTTTGTCCTGCGCAAGGGGAGGGTTTTGGGGAGCAGTAGACGGGAGCATCCCAATGTCTGACGCACCTGCTGTATGTTGCGGGGGGGTAGGAGCGTGACCCCAAATCGTAATCTCcttccccgctcccctcccagagctggagagagaacccaggagtcctggctttcaCTGTGTGTCTGGAGTCACTAGGGAGCCCGGGGGCCCCCCCAGTATTGCAGGCTGTAGCTAGGGATCGGGGTCCAGTTTGCAAAGGACACTGGTGGGGTTTGGGGGCTACGGCTGCACCCCAAGGATTGCTTGTTGCACACGGACCTCCCCTCAACGTGGGGCTTCTGGGGCATGGCTGCACCCCATTATCTGCTGCGGGGTACGGATCCAGCCTCCCCCGTACCCACGGTTTGCATTGGAGGTGAACCCTAGTGCCCCTGGAGCTCACGTGTGGGTGGGATCTAGGGGGGCGGCTGCACCTCATTATAGTGGGGGGGCTGGATTCTATATAGCAGTACATGGGGGGGGCATATGGGGTGTGAAAACAGCCCGCCAGGTACtgggagggggagcgggaggaTGACCCCCCAAAACACTCCTCTGTAGCCGGCTCGCACTGGGGCAGGGTGCATGTGTGGGGTACACATGCGGCTCCCCAGGGCACAGTGGGCTCAAGTGGATGTGGGGGTGCAGCAACACCCCCGGAGTTAGTCCCGGGGTGGCTGGGGGTCGAGCGGCACCCCCCGATTGCATGGCTCCCTTGGGGTTAGGGGGTATCTCACGTCCGCAGGGCCAGGGGGTGCTGGACGAAGGGGGGGCATTTGGGGTCTCAGCACCAGTGGGAGATTTGGGGGTGACCCAATTTGAACCCcatacttggggggggggctaTTGAGGGAGACATGGAGACGTTAGCTGGATAAAGGATTTTCCTAATTGGATTCTggtccagccccagggcagggactggctgtctctgggggcggggaatggggtgtggggggcgcCGGGGCGAGGGCTGGCTGTCTCTGCGGGCAGGGAATGGGGTACGGGGGCTGGCTGTCTTTTGGTGCGAGGGCAGGCTGTCTCTGCGGGCGGGGAATGGGGTATGGGGGCGCTGGTCTTGGGGGAGGGCAGGCTGGCtctgggggcggggaatgggatggggggggccggtcccagggcggggactggctgtctctgcaggcaggggatgggggggggcggtCCCGGGGCGGGGACTGGCTGTCTCTGCGGGCGGGGAATGGGGTCCAGGGGGCGCTGATCCCGGTTGAGGGCAGGCTGGCTctgggggctgggaatggggtcCGGGGGGCGCTGATCCCGGTTGAGGGCAGGCTGGCTctgggggctgggaatggggtcCGGGGGGCGCTGATCCCGGTTGAGGGCAggctggctctgggggtggggaatagggTCCAGGGGGGGCCGATCCCGGGGTGAGGGCAGGCTGGCTCTAGGGGCGGGGAATGGGGTCCAGGGGGGGCTGAtcccggggtgggggcaggctggctctgggggcggggaatggggcccGGGGGGGCCGATCctggggcggggaatggggcccGGGGGGGCCGATCCTGGGGCGGGGAATAGGGTCCGGGGGGGCCGatcctggggcgggggcaggctgGCTCtaggggcggggaatggggcccGGGGGGGCTGATCCCAGGGCGAGGAATAGGGTCCGGGGGGGCTGAtcccggggcgggggcaggctgGCTCTAGGGGCGGGGAATGGGGTCCGGGGGGGCCGAtcccggggcgggggcaggctagctctgggggtggggaatggggtcCGGAGTGGCCGGTCCCAGGCCCCCGGCTGACCCCGCTGCCCCCCCAGTCTCAGCAGGCCCCCTCCCGGTGCCGCCATGGCGGAGAACGACGTGGATAACGAGCTGCTGGATTATGAGGATGACGAGGTGGAGAACCAGGCGGGGGGCGACGGGGTGGACGTGCCCCCCAAGAAGGACGTCAAGGGCTCCTACGTCTCCATCCACAGCTCCGGCTTCCGGGACTTTCTGCTGAAACCCGAGCTCCTCCGCGCCATCGTCGACTGCGGCTTCGAGCACCCCTCGGAAGGTcagccggacgcctgggtcccactcccggcactcgggggaggggggccgTGGGGGTCAGAGCACGGGGGCtgggcaccaggactcctgggttctctccccagctctgggaggggagtggggcctggtggttagagcggggggggctgggagccaggactcctgggttctctcttggggaggggagtggggcctggtggttagagcagtggggggctgggagccaggactcctgggttctctcccggctcggggaggggcgtggggcctgctggttagagctgggggggctgggtgccaggactcctgggttctctcccggctcggggaggggcgtggggcctgctggttagagcgggggggggctgggtgccaggactcctgggttctctcccggcttggggaggggcgtggggcctggtggttagagcggggggggctgggagccaggactcctgggttctctcttggggaggggagtggggcctggtggttagagcaggggggagctgggagccaggactcctgggttctctcccggctcggggaggggaggggagtggggcctggtggttagagcaggggggggctgggagccaggactcctgggttctctcccggctcggggaggggagtggggcctggtgGTTGGGGGGCTGGGTGAGCCCCGGCTGaccccagccccgctgccctgCAGTGCAGCACGAGTGCATCCCGCAGGCCATCCTGGGCATGGACGTGCTGTGCCAGGCCAAGTCGGGCATGGGCAAGACGGCCGTCTTCGTGCTGGCCAcgctgcagcagctggagcccgtCACGGGGCAGGTGAGGGGGCCGGGAATGTGGGGGGCGGGACCCACTGGGAACGGCCTGGGGGGGTAGAGCCCATTTCGggtgttggggggcggggagagaccaATTGGTGACTgacggggggagggaagggaagggggagaccATTGAATTGGGAGGTGGAAGGGCCGGTTGGAAGTGGCCGGGGGGCTGTGAGGAGGGGGGCTAGGGCTGCGTGGGGATGGGGGGTCCCCGCACTAACGCCCCCGTCCCCCAGGTGTCTGTGCTGGTGATGTGCCACACGCGGGAGCTGGCGTTCCAGATCAGCAAGGAGTACGAGCGCTTCTCCAAGTACATGCCCAGTGTCAAggtgaggggcagggagctgggcgggggggggcagccaggctTGGGGGAGGCAAGGAGCTGGTTTTGGGGGTGAGGCGCCATcttgaggggtgggggcagggagcgggactgGGGCGCAGGAGGGCAGCCAGCGGAGGGtctcaccctgcccccccccaggtggCGGTGTTTTTCGGGGGCCTGTCCATCAAGAAGGACGAGGAGGTGCTGAAGAAGAACTGCCCCCACATCGTGGTGGGGACGCCAGGCCGGATCCTGGCCCTGGCGCGCAACAAGAGCCTCAACCTCAAACACATCAAGCATTTCATCCTGGACGAGTGCGACAAGATGCTGGAGCAGCTCGGTGAGCGGGGGGACCCCCTGGGGCCCCGTAGAGCAGCGGGAGGGGCAGGACGGGGACATGGGGGGACCCTATAGCGTAGGAGGGGCAGGTTGTCCCTGGGGGCAACTGGGCGCATCCCATTCCTGACCCCGCCCTGCACGGCTGGGGGACGTGGGGCAGGTTTCCTGTGGGGGGTCCCAGCCACCCTGGGCTCACCCCGTTGCTGACCtcgcccccttctccccccagatATGCGCCGGGACGTCCAGGAGATCTTCCGCATGACCCCGCACGAAAAGCAGGTCATGATGTTTAGCGCCACCCTGAGCAAGGAAATCCGCCCTGTCTGCCGCAAATTCATGCAAGACGTAATTACCCCCTTCTACCTTCTTTGCCCCCCCggcgcccccgcccccggggcgGCGCACGGGCCGCAGCGCCAGGACCGGCCCCTAGCACAGGCCCCCAGAGCTTCCGGAAGATCACTCGGGTTACGCTAGCCTCAGCACCCCCCCGGCGCGGAAAACAGGGCGCCCCCTcttcccgccctcccccccgcccccccttccttcccagcgCGGCATCCACCCGGCACCGCAGCCTCCGGATCAGCTGGCCCCATACACCCAGGCAAGTGAGTGCTCCGTCTACCACGCACAGAgccagagaccccccacccccccctcccagccccccccggcgCTCTGGAGACTGGCAGCACCCCCCGTGGCGAAGAGCAGCGGCGAGAGCGGAGACGGCCCGGCGGCGGCTCGCAGAGACTCGGCGGCGCCAGGATCCGGCTTATCCTTTTTCGGAACCGGCctcggggggcggggttggggctCACGGcaaatcttccccctcccccccaccaagaGCGAGACGTGGGGGCAGTGGAGTGCGGGAGGCAAGGGGTTAATCGGAACCCCTCCTCCCCGAGACGGCCCAGGGGGGCTTCACCTGGGGCTTGCTGGGGGCTACGCCAAGGGGAGGGCGCTTTCCCGGGCTCAGGGTTTGCATGCTGGGAAATttcccagtgcatgctgggggcTGTGTCAAGGGGAGGAGCCTAGAACTTTTGCCTCCTAGCTGGgagcccagtgcatgctgggaaatcTCACCGGGCACCAGAGAAGGCAGGCAACCTAGCTGGGTCCAGCCCCTTCCTTGCCTGCCATTTCCCAGCAGGCACTGGGCACTGGCAGGTTGGCGTCTGTGCCCTCTGGCCGTGCCCTCCCTGTTGGCTGGCTGTGAATGGGGGCGTTATGTCTTGGGGGGCTGCTCCCCCCTCCGTTCCCCAGCGTGGGGCCATCAAGCCAGTGGCCCTGGCTGGTAGGGTCGTGGAGAGTAGTGGGGTGCTTTCCCCACAGGACCCCCCCCGCCTGCGGGGGCGGAGCAGTCCAGGGGGGACGGGGCAGTATGCTTCCTAGAGCGCTCAGCCCTGGGGGCTCGGCGGGGACCCGGCGTCCGGGCTGTTATCCAGGGGGCCCTGGGAGGGTATCTGGGGCACAGGTGGGGCGTGGGGGCGGGGTCTCTCCCCCAGGGCGGGCGGCGGGgttcaccctgctctgcccccccagcccatggAGATCTTCGTGGACGACGAGACCAAGCTGACGCTGCACGGCCTGCAGCAGTATTACGTCAAGCTGAAGGACAACGAGAAGAACCGCAAGCTCTTCGACCTGCTGGACGTGCTGGAGTTCAACCAGGTAGCGCCCCgcggacccaggcgtccgggacggggccccaggcctccgggCGGTGCGcgctctctcaccccctccctccgcccccccaggtGGTGATCTTCGTCAAGTCGGTGCAGCGCTGCATCGCCCTGGCCCAGCTGCTGGTGGAGCAGAACTTCCCGGCCATCGCCATCCACCGGGGCATGCCCCAGGAGGAGAGGTGAGGGGGGCtggggctccgggagggggggcGGGATGGGATCCCGGGGGGCAAGCGCTGGGCCCCCCAAACTCTGCAGCCTGGGCCGTGTCCCACAACGCCTGGCTCGTGACCAGCCGCAGACCCCCCCCCGGCAGCCCCAGAGCCGCGCGCCAGCCGAGCCCCCCCGGTCCCAGCACTGGACCCCGGGAATACACCGCCGTCCATGGAAGGCGGACGTGCGCCGGCCTGTGCAACCCCGGGCGGGTTTACCGCAGGCTTCGtcccagctccctggggcaggtcCGTGGGGAATACGTTCCTTGCCTGCAAACGAGATGTCCGGGGTGGGCACGAAGTCGGAGCTCGTCACCGCCAGGACCCCGCAGCCCGGTTACACCGGGCAGCACCGAGACGAAGCGGGTTGTGGATTGGGACTCGCCTGCTGGACGGGGGCTGGTGACGGCCGAACCCCCAGCCGGGCGCTGGTACCTCCTCCCTGGCATTGTGCCCCTCCGCCGGCTCCAGGGCAGCCGCCCAACACGTTCCCGGGGCGTCGTGCGCGTTCGTGGTGCCCCGATTTGACTTTCAGCTGATGGTCGCCTCGCCCCGATACCGCCCGTGGCCTGCTTCGTTGGCACGCTCGCAAGTCTATGTAAATGAGGAATGTGGGGGTTACAGGACACTCCCCTGAGTTAGTGTCACAGTGGGGGTGCTTTGTCCATGGGGGGGGCTGCCGGGGGCTCAGGCCAGGCAGTGACCCCAAataccttcccctgccccctcccaggctgTCCCGCTACCAGCAGTTCAAGGATTTCCAGCGCCGGATCCTGGTGGCCACCAACCTCTTTGGGCGGGGGATGGACATCGAGCGGGTCAACATCGCCTTCAACTACGACATGCCCGAGGACTCGGACACCTACCTGCACCGGGTgagccggacgcctgggtcccatccTGCGGGGGTGTTGGGAGCCGGGATGCCGGGGTTCTGtcccaagctctgggaggggagtgggggctagtggttagagcagggggctgggagtacTCCTgcgggcattctgcgccaaaacaTTCCCACAATATTTTCAAGTTTTGCAAAAACCTGggaattttatttgtcaaataaatgtggaggctccagcctggcagtggggagctcaggccgctggctgcacagaggtgggagatcacccggGTCACGACTCGGCAGGGTgactgcacccaaccctgacaagTGCAAggacccagggccctgcccctccatgccaggtgcaccaggtgtggacaGGCAGgcccagcaaggcaggatccaagtgtggaggggcttagggtggggggatccaggtgtggggtgtgGGACAGTCTGGCGGCTCAGTGGGGATCCGGGTGCGgcggggatctggatgcacaggggcttgctGGGGGGTTCTGGTGCAACGGtaatggggctctgcagggggtgtccaggtgaaggtggttggggctcggtggggtgggggtgagggtggctTGTCGGGGCGGTCCAGGTGCAGAGGAGTGGGGCCCTTCGGGGGTGTTCTGTGTGCGGGGCTgggtgaggctcagcaggagggtaTGGGGGGTCTGGATGGGTGGGGGTTGGGGCGGATGGGGCAGTAGCTCCCTGtgcagggatccctccccctgcagctaaGGAGCGATGGGCGCAGgaagtggtgggagggggaggagtttaCAGAGCTTCTGCAGCCGGGGGGgcaatctgggggtgggggaagaggaagtccgTCCCCCCCCAGCAGGGCGGGGTGcaatctgggggtggggaagaggaagtcccgtcccccccccagcagggcgggggagcaatctgggggtgggggaagaagaagTCCCGTCCTCCCCCGGCAGGGCGGGGGAgcaatctgggggtgggggaagaggaagtcccatcccccctgccccgccgggattagcagctgatcccagcgcagggtaggagccaccagccaggtccccccgccccggccccacaGAGATTTacccctctgccagctgccctgggcacccgacatactgctggggaggggcacacGGCCGCTCTTGGGGCTTCCCTTGGCTTCCCCGTCAGAAACGCATTTCTCTGCGGGGGAGCAAAGCAGTCTGCGGGGGACGTGAATTCTGCGCCTGCGCAGTGATGCAGGattcccccaggagcagctgggagccaggactcctgggttctctccccggctctgggaggggcgtgggggcTGGGCGGCGCGAGGCTCTAACCCCCCCATCCCTATAGGTGGCGCGGGCTGGGCGGTTCGGCACCAAGGGCCTGGCCATCACCTTCGTGTCGGACGAGAACGACGCCAAGATCCTCAACGACGTGCAGGATCGCTTCGAGGTGAACATCAGCGAGCTCCCCGACGAGATCGACATCTCCTCCTACAGTGAGTTCCCGGGGGCCGAGGGGGGCAGCCCCTGATGGGCCGGGATTGCTGCGAGCACACGGATCCctggtggggagcccagggaggggtgcagggacTGAGGGGGGTGGCCCTGTCAGctgatctctgccccccacctccttGGAGGCCCGCGGTGCCTGTAAtgtcttccccccgcccctgccattCACGTGGGCTCTTCCTGAGATTCCCCTGTGGGGCCCAGCCCCCTGGCTGTGCCGAGGGGGGAGCAGGACGGGGTgtgggggttcccgggggcgcaGCCATTaacctccctctcctctccctcccgcaGTCGAACAGACTCGATAAGGGGCGTCCTCGACACTCCTCGTCCCGCGTCGTCGTCCTTCTTTTGGTGGTTTTaacgcctcccccaccccacccccgtttCATTTCCGAGAGCTGAGGAGGAGGATGGCCCTGCCCTGAGGACCGCAGCCCTGTCAGACTTCGGGGGGCGGGACGGGGGCGGGA
The nucleotide sequence above comes from Lepidochelys kempii isolate rLepKem1 unplaced genomic scaffold, rLepKem1.hap2 scaffold_182, whole genome shotgun sequence. Encoded proteins:
- the DDX39B gene encoding spliceosome RNA helicase DDX39B isoform X1, which encodes MAENDVDNELLDYEDDEVENQAGGDGVDVPPKKDVKGSYVSIHSSGFRDFLLKPELLRAIVDCGFEHPSEVQHECIPQAILGMDVLCQAKSGMGKTAVFVLATLQQLEPVTGQVSVLVMCHTRELAFQISKEYERFSKYMPSVKVAVFFGGLSIKKDEEVLKKNCPHIVVGTPGRILALARNKSLNLKHIKHFILDECDKMLEQLDMRRDVQEIFRMTPHEKQVMMFSATLSKEIRPVCRKFMQDPMEIFVDDETKLTLHGLQQYYVKLKDNEKNRKLFDLLDVLEFNQVVIFVKSVQRCIALAQLLVEQNFPAIAIHRGMPQEERLSRYQQFKDFQRRILVATNLFGRGMDIERVNIAFNYDMPEDSDTYLHRVARAGRFGTKGLAITFVSDENDAKILNDVQDRFEVNISELPDEIDISSYIEQTR
- the DDX39B gene encoding spliceosome RNA helicase DDX39B isoform X2; translated protein: MAENDVDNELLDYEDDEVENQAGGDGVDVPPKKDVKGSYVSIHSSGFRDFLLKPELLRAIVDCGFEHPSEVQHECIPQAILGMDVLCQAKSGMGKTAVFVLATLQQLEPVTGQVSVLVMCHTRELAFQISKEYERFSKYMPSVKVAVFFGGLSIKKDEEVLKKNCPHIVVGTPGRILALARNKSLNLKHIKHFILDECDKMLEQLDMRRDVQEIFRMTPHEKQVMMFSATLSKEIRPVCRKFMQDSQRPPTPPSQPPPALWRLAAPPVAKSSGESGDGPAAARRDSAAPGSGLSFFGTGLGGRGWGSRQIFPLPPTKSETWGQWSAGGKGLIGTPPPRDGPGGLHLGLAGGYAKGRALSRAQGLHAGKFPSACWGLCQGEEPRTFAS